In the genome of Gemmatimonadaceae bacterium, one region contains:
- the efp gene encoding elongation factor P, whose amino-acid sequence MAMPATQIRRGMVLVHNGEPCRVVEFRHHTPGNLRAMIQTKLKNLRSGSSFEHRFRASDSVEKASMETHDLEFMYQGGDTYHFMNTENYDQIELDEEALGDNAQWMQPGMRIQAEYYNGRPIGIQLPNAMVFEIVDTSPVMKTATKTASAKPAKLENGVVVNVPEFVGTGEKIRVNPNTGEYLDRAK is encoded by the coding sequence ATGGCAATGCCCGCAACCCAGATCCGCCGGGGTATGGTCCTCGTCCACAACGGCGAGCCGTGCCGCGTGGTCGAGTTCCGGCATCACACGCCGGGGAATCTGCGCGCGATGATTCAGACGAAGCTCAAGAACCTGCGTTCCGGCTCGAGCTTCGAGCACCGCTTCCGCGCGTCGGATTCGGTGGAGAAGGCGTCCATGGAGACGCACGATCTCGAGTTCATGTACCAGGGTGGCGACACGTACCACTTCATGAACACCGAGAACTACGACCAGATCGAGCTGGACGAGGAGGCGCTGGGCGACAACGCGCAGTGGATGCAGCCGGGGATGCGGATCCAGGCCGAGTACTACAACGGCCGGCCGATCGGCATTCAGCTGCCCAACGCGATGGTGTTCGAGATCGTAGACACTTCACCGGTCATGAAGACCGCGACGAAGACGGCGTCGGCCAAGCCGGCGAAGCTGGAGAACGGAGTCGTGGTGAACGTGCCCGAGTTCGTGGGCACGGGCGAGAAGATTCGCGTGAACCCGAATACGGGAGAGTACCTCGATCGGGCGAAGTAG
- a CDS encoding SgcJ/EcaC family oxidoreductase, translated as MSQRAVLAIPLFALLACAEQPAPATSDTTGSPAATSADIAAVRDAWLAAAARDDAAAVAAMYTDDAIFVATEAPAARGRAAIQQALAESFPISTIDTVDSREVVVSGDVAYDYGEFRQTVTPPNGAAQTVRGHYVVTLRRQPDGSWKLSKHVSTTPPAAAAQP; from the coding sequence ATGTCACAGCGCGCCGTACTCGCCATCCCGCTGTTCGCCCTTCTCGCTTGTGCCGAGCAGCCGGCTCCCGCCACGTCAGACACCACTGGATCTCCAGCGGCCACGAGCGCCGACATCGCGGCTGTTCGTGATGCATGGCTTGCCGCGGCGGCCAGGGATGATGCCGCGGCGGTGGCGGCGATGTACACCGACGACGCCATCTTCGTGGCGACCGAAGCGCCGGCCGCCCGCGGCCGGGCGGCGATTCAGCAGGCGCTGGCCGAGTCGTTCCCGATCAGCACGATCGACACCGTCGATTCGAGGGAAGTCGTCGTGTCGGGCGACGTCGCTTACGATTACGGCGAATTCAGACAGACAGTCACTCCGCCGAACGGCGCGGCGCAGACTGTTCGCGGCCACTACGTCGTGACGCTTCGGCGGCAGCCGGACGGTTCCTGGAAGCTGTCGAAGCACGTCAGTACGACGCCTCCCGCGGCGGCGGCCCAGCCCTAG
- a CDS encoding carboxypeptidase regulatory-like domain-containing protein — translation MPGPVAPARGISRWSAAVFCAALIVGAAEGSSQATTSELHGVVLSEAGDPLGDVAVSIASGDLSTRTDTDGRFSFTAAPWGQVRLRVRALGHAPLDTLLLLQSGTTRTVQLRLRQVVPQLDTVTVQATMAYGKPARYRHTGKFDDFYERRAKKPGSYFTREDIERSGRSQVSELVSSVAGITLGYRLSPRGMEPYLRVARCTGTAIRTSGPAYTWFAVFVDGQRLGLDVLGELKTSEIETIEVYRGASQLPIEAVGDACAAVFITTRYSPGSVLDTNR, via the coding sequence ATGCCCGGTCCTGTCGCTCCCGCGCGTGGTATTAGTCGCTGGTCGGCGGCCGTTTTCTGCGCGGCCCTGATCGTCGGTGCTGCCGAGGGCAGCTCCCAGGCGACGACCTCGGAGCTGCACGGCGTGGTGCTGAGCGAAGCGGGCGATCCGCTGGGTGACGTCGCGGTCTCCATCGCGTCGGGCGACTTGAGCACGCGAACCGACACGGACGGCCGGTTCAGCTTCACGGCCGCTCCCTGGGGCCAGGTGCGGCTGCGGGTGCGCGCGCTTGGGCACGCGCCGCTGGACACGCTGCTGCTTCTGCAAAGCGGAACGACACGCACCGTCCAGCTGCGGCTCCGGCAAGTCGTGCCGCAGCTGGACACGGTGACCGTGCAGGCCACGATGGCCTACGGCAAGCCGGCGCGGTACCGACATACCGGCAAGTTCGACGACTTCTACGAACGGCGGGCGAAGAAGCCGGGGTCGTATTTCACGCGAGAAGACATCGAGCGATCCGGTCGCAGCCAGGTCTCCGAGCTGGTGTCATCGGTGGCCGGGATCACTCTGGGATATCGCCTCAGTCCCAGGGGAATGGAGCCATACCTCAGGGTGGCTAGATGCACCGGGACCGCAATTCGAACCTCCGGTCCAGCCTACACATGGTTTGCCGTGTTTGTCGACGGGCAGCGCCTCGGGTTGGATGTGCTCGGGGAGTTGAAGACCAGCGAGATTGAGACGATCGAGGTGTACCGCGGCGCCTCGCAGCTCCCGATCGAAGCCGTCGGTGACGCGTGCGCCGCGGTTTTCATCACCACCCGCTACAGCCCCGGGTCCGTCCTGGACACGAATCGCTAG
- a CDS encoding arylesterase: protein MRTLGIVMVAVVAACAACAPDDKNTARADAGQVSARESRDTASAAGVARAGGTKVLFVGTSLTAGYGLTPELAYPSVVARLAESDGVPIEATNAGLSGETSAGALRRMDWILRAPADVIVIETGANDALRGLDPDSTRANLERIIARIRAAQPRAEIVLVQMEAPPNYGIGYVRRFRAMYAAVARDEEVALAPFLLDGVAGLPELNQADGIHPNRRGAELVAANVWKALRPVVERAESAGGD from the coding sequence ATGAGAACCCTTGGGATCGTGATGGTTGCGGTGGTCGCGGCATGCGCGGCGTGCGCGCCAGATGACAAGAATACCGCGCGCGCGGATGCGGGGCAGGTGAGCGCGCGCGAAAGCCGCGACACCGCTTCGGCCGCGGGCGTCGCGCGCGCGGGTGGGACGAAGGTGTTATTCGTCGGGACCAGTCTCACCGCTGGGTACGGGCTGACGCCGGAGCTGGCGTATCCGTCGGTCGTCGCGCGATTGGCCGAGTCGGACGGAGTGCCGATCGAAGCGACGAACGCGGGGCTGAGCGGCGAGACGTCCGCCGGCGCGCTCCGGCGGATGGACTGGATCCTCCGCGCTCCCGCGGACGTCATCGTGATAGAGACGGGCGCGAACGACGCGCTGCGCGGGCTCGATCCCGACTCGACGCGCGCGAACCTCGAGCGGATCATCGCCCGGATCAGGGCGGCGCAGCCGCGCGCGGAGATCGTGCTGGTGCAGATGGAGGCGCCGCCCAACTACGGCATCGGTTACGTGCGCCGCTTTCGCGCGATGTACGCCGCCGTCGCGCGGGATGAGGAAGTGGCGCTCGCGCCGTTTCTCCTGGACGGCGTCGCGGGATTGCCCGAGCTGAACCAGGCCGACGGAATTCATCCCAACCGGCGCGGCGCCGAGCTGGTAGCCGCGAACGTCTGGAAGGCGCTCAGGCCGGTGGTGGAGAGAGCGGAGAGCGCCGGCGGGGATTAG